One genomic region from Phragmites australis chromosome 1, lpPhrAust1.1, whole genome shotgun sequence encodes:
- the LOC133911026 gene encoding uncharacterized protein LOC133911026 → METATMATAVGAAMVLYFVLTRRLANEDVSFGGGRGKRRRGRAARRPAQPPATWIEAVVTLAGTLRFTYSETLGKWPIGDLAFGIKYLMRRQGNLHVASVYAGSNCIELSGPEIMEELIVLRRLIDLCFLFSKKPFPVFRELAGFSQEDVFIEEPKAGILKPAHTILRDECTKSFLVLIRGTHSMKDTLTAATGAVVPFHHSLLDEGGVSKLVLGYAHCGMVAAARWIARGIIPCLHQAISQYPDYQIKIVGHSLGGGTAALLTYILREHKEFSSTTCVAFAPASCMTWELAESGKHFVTTIINGADLVPTVSTASIDDLRSEVTASSWLNDLRDQIQQTRFLNVVYRSATALGTRLQSFSGARERVAGAGAFLRPVSSKTQVVMKQAQNVAQAVARSRSAFSSWSCMGARRRGVGVIAASPKDGTTTEIHVTSTVESESFVIEQHGTKPVEELQYTAASVSVHEEADEEDALLSEHESPREHAEEEITEGELWFEFEKDLDCHAEVEARTRQEEAAAAKEIMEEESAVLKNVEDRQSFSSDSLERQQFYPPGKIMHMVAMPPTDVDPDDPVATDECSVGIYETPRDLYSKIRLSNTMINDHYMPMYKKMMEILIEKFAKDEDNICTDSTVE, encoded by the exons ATGGAGACGGCGACGATGGCCACGGCGGTGGGCGCAGCCATGGTGCTCTACTTCGTGCTGACCCGGCGGCTGGCCAACGAGGACGTCTCCTTTGGCGGCGGCAGGGGGAAGCGGCGGAGGgggcgcgcggcgcggcggccggcgcagCCGCCAGCGACGTGGATCGAGGCGGTGGTCACGCTCGCCGGGACGCTCCGGTTCACCTACTCGGAGACGCTCGGGAAGTGGCCCATCGGGGACCTCGCCTTCGGGATTAAGTACCTCATGCGCCGCCAG GGAAATTTACATGTTGCCAGTGTATATGCTGGAAGTAATTGCATTGAACTGAGCGGACCTGAAATCATGGAAGAGCTGATTGTTTTGCGACGATTAATCGACTTGTGCTTTCTTTTCTCTAAGAAACCATTCCCAGTGTTCCGGGAATTAGCTGGGTTTTCACAAGAGGATGTTTTTATTGAGGAACCAAAGGCCGGG ATTTTAAAGCCTGCTCATACAATTCTACGTGATGAGTGCACCAAATCCTTTCTCGTTTTGATTCGAGGGACTCATAGCATGAAAGACACCTTGACCGCTGCTACTGGGGCTGTGGTACCATTCCACCACTCACTTTTAGATGAAGGTGGTGTCAGCAAATTAGTGTTAGGTTATGCACACTGTGGGATGGTTGCAGCAGCCAGGTGGATTGCGAGAGGCATAATACCATGCCTCCATCAAGCAATCAGTCAATACCCAGACTACCAAATTAAG ATTGTTGGGCACTCGTTGGGTGGCGGTACTGCTGCATTACTGACCTATATCCTGAGAGAACACAAAGAGTTCTCTTCAACAACTTGTGTTGCATTCGCACCAG CTTCATGCATGACATGGGAGTTAGCAGAATCAGGCAAGCACTTTGTGACCACGATTATCAATGGAGCTGATTTGGTTCCCACAGTATCAACTGCATCTATTGATGATCTCCGTTCTGAG GTAACAGCATCTTCATGGTTGAATGATTTGAGAGATCAAATACAACAAACACGTTTCCTAAATGTTGTTTACCGGTCAGCCACTGCTTTAGGAACTCGCCTGCAATCTTTCTCTGGTGCTAGAGAGAGGGTTGCAGGTGCTGGAGCATTTCTACGTCCTGTTTCAAGCAAAACCCAG GTTGTGATGAAACAAGCACAGAACGTTGCACAGGCTGTTGCTAGAAGTAGGTCAGCATTTTCTTCATGGTCATGCATGGGTGCACGTCGTCGAGGTGTAGGCGTAATAGCTGCAAGTCCGAAGGATGGTACGACAACAGAAATCCATGTAACATCTACAGTGGAGTCAGAGTCCTTCGTTATAGAACAACATGGCACCAAGCCCGTGGAGGAGCTGCAGTATACTGCAGCAAGTGTTTCGGTTCATGAGGAAGCAGATGAAGAGGATGCTCTTTTGAGTGAGCATGAATCCCCTCGGGAGCATGCGGAGGAAGAAATAACCGAGGGTGAGTTGTGGTTTGAGTTCGAGAAGGACTTGGATTGTCATGCTGAAGTGGAGGCACGGACTCGACAGGAAGAGGCAGCTGCAGCCAAGGAAATAATGGAGGAGGAAAGTGCTGTCCTAAAAAATGTAGAGGATAGGCAGTCCTTTTCATCAGATAGTTTGGAGAGGCAGCAATTCTACCCACCTGGTAAAATCATGCACATGGTTGCCATGCCTCCTACGGATGTTGATCCGGATGATCCAGTTGCTACTGATGAGTGCTCTGTTGGAATATACGAGACCCCTAGAGATCTTTACAGCAAGATCCGACTATCAAATACCATGATCAATGATCATTACATGCCAATGTACAAGAAAATGATGGAAATATTGATTGAGAAGTTTGCAAAGGATGAGGACAATATTTGTACAGACTCTACTGTAGAATAA
- the LOC133888052 gene encoding E3 ubiquitin-protein ligase ATL41-like codes for MGADDGHRPHPTAQDRPIPCEDGSRHAQLDNLLPRQPHVAEGQQVSEPMTYAIGGKVLLAAAGAFAGVLLALFALYLYNRSWRRRVSGGRRRLLRSLAIAGAGDDSRDGGGAAASSPRGLDPAVLRALPVVAAGAGDGDCAVCLADLEPGQKARALSRCGHRFHVECIDTWFHANSTCPLCRADVEAPDATNATKEAQPEVRIDVAGDAVAAAKAPMAPAMGRLPSGTDLEKTRRIFASTRSASF; via the coding sequence ATGGGCGCCGACGACGGCCACCGCCCGCACCCCACGGCGCAGGACCGGCCGATCCCGTGCGAAGATGGTTCCCGCCATGCTCAGTTGGACAACCTTCTCCCGAGGCAGCCACACGTCGCCGAAGGGCAGCAAGTGAGCGAGCCGATGACCTACGCTATCGGGGGCAAGGTCCTGCTCGCCGCGGCGGGGGCGTTCGCGGGCGTGCTCCTGGCGCTCTTCGCGCTGTACCTCTACAATAGATCCTGGCGCCGACGAGTCAGCGGCGGTCGGCGCAGGCTGCTCCGGAGTCTGGCCATCGCCGGAGCCGGCGATGACAGccgggacggcggcggcgcggcggcatCGTCGCCGCGCGGGCTCGACCCCGCGGTGCTCCGCGCGCTGCCCGTGGTCGCCGCAGGCGCCGGAGACGGGGACTGCGCGGTCTGCCTCGCGGACCTCGAGCCGGGGCAGAAGGCGCGCGCGCTGTCGCGGTGCGGGCACCGGTTTCACGTCGAGTGCATCGACACCTGGTTCCACGCGAACTCCACGTGCCCGCTCTGCCGCGCCGACGTCGAGGCACCGGATGCGACCAACGCAACCAAGGAGGCACAGCCGGAGGTGCGCATAGACGTGGCTGGAGACGCCGTGGCGGCAGCCAAGGCACCGATGGCGCCGGCGATGGGGAGGCTGCCGAGCGGCACGGATCTTGAGAAGACAAGGCGGATCTTTGCTTCGACCCGATCCGCTTCCTTCTGA